The Malaclemys terrapin pileata isolate rMalTer1 chromosome 2, rMalTer1.hap1, whole genome shotgun sequence nucleotide sequence CCAGAAAGCTAATGCGCTCCATCCCGGATGTATAAATggggagtagtgagtaggagtggggaggtgattttacccCTAGCTGTGGTATTGCTGAGACGGACACTGGAACGCTGCATCCACATTTAAAAagcatgttgaaaaattggagagaaaagagccacaaaaatgattcatgggctggagaaaatgccttaaggagctcaatctgtttagtttacgGAAGCATGAGAGGTGATTTGATCAGTGTGTAAGGACTGTCACAGGAAAAAATACGAGGTGCTAACGCGCTCTTTGATCTAGTAGGGTTGCGTCTGGAAGCTGGAGCAAGACGGAGTCAGGTGAGAAACTAAAAAACGAGCAGCACAGATGTTTAGCGGTGAGGGTGGTGAACCACTGGGACAGACTCCCCAGGGACATATAGAGTCTCCACCTACCTTTGTCTTCACAtccatagaatcctagaatatccgggttggaagagACACTTGTTTTAAacaactatttaaaattaaatttgaaattgacaatctatgttaaggcctaaatttaccgtaatctattaatcatttaaacTCAGTATAAAACAGCGTTAAGCTGTACACATTCTAAGGAAAGTCAAACCACGGAACTAGTGGGGTGAAGTCTCCGGCTAAGGACTGGAAaccagtttgttgaagtgctagaCCCGCTTTTGACAGCAGCAGCCtgttctgcaggtgcagagagaatattgtCTTAATTTCAGTCCATTCCTCCAGTTcagtgactagttcattcaaaggtAAGACACCAATTgggagctgaaaaagcaggaaaacttttTCCCTCTTCCAATCTACGAATAAAAACCAGGTGAGAGAGGATGAGATCGATTAGCTCTAAAATCCTGACTGTTTCTGGTCACCACATGCATCAGTTCCATTaattaactacagataatacgTCCTTTGTTTAACACCTGAGTTAGTTTTAAATACAACACATACATAAGGCAAACAATTGATCGAGGCGTCCCTCACACtcaaggtagttttatttaaactaataaaaagattaaaaatactgttatgtgcattttaattaaattcccaATTCTATCCAACTAGAGCTTGATCCAAATCACACTACAAATGTAACCTCGcaattttctaacataataaatcAGGACAGGCGGGGTCTGTTCCGGGTCTGGCGTGGTGTCGTGGTTATAGACAATCTAGCCACCCCTGTGAATGTGGCACATGCATTGTGAGAGGCGGTGTGGCCAAGAGTTGAGCCTGTCCTTTTTCAGTCCCTCTCACCTGCTGCTCATGCCATATCCCTTCACTCCTGCCCGTGTGGAGGCTGCACTGTGTGACACTGCCCAGGAgatgctgtggggctgggcctggtTACTCCCACCATGAACGCACATGGGTCAGCTCCCTTGAGGGCTATTGGGCCTGGGCTTTCCAtagtcctgcctgctgctgctccccttgtAGAGAAGAGGGGAAGTTGCTGGTCCCAGTGCCCCATAACCCAGAGacacccccatctctgtgtctGGTGAGGGATGGACTGAGAGACCCAGACTCACCCCATGTGCCTGGTGCTGGCTGACTGGCTTAAACCGAATCCATCCGGCAGGGAGCTCTGGAGAGCCACAGCCCACCCACCTGCTTCCTCCCAGTCCTACCCCTACGGTGCAAGTGCTCCACATCCCCCGCTAGGGGCTGCCACTCAGACACCTGAAATTTCAGCTCCTTGCTCCAGACTCAGCTGGGCCCTTCCCAGTCTGTGTGGAAGGGGGACTCTGCTTCCTTCTGCTCGGGTGGGAGCAGGCCAGTGGCTCCTGCCCGTCCAGAGAGACGGAGGGCACTCAGGGCTGAGCAGGCCGTGCCATGCTTGGAGGCATATTGCATCCCATGCACCCGCAGGCTGCCTGttcccccaccctctcctggGGCGGGGGAAGGTTCCAAAGGCTGGAGCCGGGTCCCTCTGGCAGCACCAATCACCTGCCGGCGTGGACTCtggggagtgtggcaggggcCGCAGAGGCGGGTGCCCCATGCTGGAGCTGGCCGGGTGGGTGACTGGCTCTTGTCCGTGTTCCAGGCCAGCATGTCGTCGCTGTCCGGCATGTCCCGTGGCAGGAAGGTGGCGCTGTCTGCGCTGGGCGTGCTGGCTGCTGGCGGCGCTGGACTGGCCCTGGCTCTCCACACGGCTGTGAGTGCCAGTGACCTGCAGCTGCACCCTCCCAGCTACGCCTGGAGCCACAACGGCCTGCTGGCCTCCCTGGATCACAGCAGGTAGGTGAGGGGGAGCGGATGGAATGAACCCATGGCTGGAGGGAGGGCAGCCCGGGGGTGAgctgccagccccctgcagggggTCAGAAGCTGCATCCCTGGGGTGACAGGTCAGCCCCACGACTCTtggctctcgctggcccttggcTGATGTACGTGTTCCCCCAGGGAATGCTGGGGGCTTGGggcctggctctgctcctccagccccctcccactcagAGCCCTGGGGAGCAGACAGGCAGAGGGGCTCACGGCCACCTCCCTCTTCCCAGCATCCGGCGCGGCTACCAGGTGTACAAGCAGGTGTGTGCCGCCTGCCACAGCATGGAGTACCTGGCCTTCCGCAATCTCGTCGGCGTCTCCCACACCGAGGCTGAAGCCAAGACCCTGGCCGAGGAGGTGAGACTGACTGTGGTGGggacactcccgggggggggggggggggggaatccacgccccagctctggcagctGGCTCCTGCTGGCTGGTGTGTGCTGGAAGTGGGGGGAAGAGCTGGACTCGCTACCATGTGAGTGCCTCCCAGGCCCTGGCTGAGGGGAGACGGCCTGGGTGATGGGGAGCTGGCCCCTCCCAGTCGTGGGCTGCCTGGGCCCCCGCCTAGTGCTCTGTGTCTGTGAGGCACAGAGGGTCCAGCCTGGTGCTCGGTCTCTGCGCCCTGATGGGGTGCGGTGGGCCCCTGGGCCCGGCTCAGAGCTTTCTGTGGGAAGTGGGGGGGCCCTGGGCCCGGCTCAGAGCTCTCTGCAGGACGCAGGGGCTTAGTGCGCTCTCATGCCAGGTGGGGCGCGGAGGCCGCTGGGCCCACCTCAGTGCCCTCTGTGGGATGTGGGGCAGGCCCTGGggccccagctcagagctctCTGCAGGACACGGGGGCTCAGTGCTCTCTCGTGCCAGGCGGAGGTGGTCGATGGCCCGGATGAGAACGGCGAGATGTTCACGCGCCCAGGCAAGCTCTCCGATTACTTCCCCAAGCCCTACCCCAACCCTGAGGCGGCGCGAGCGGCCAACAACGGGGCGCTGCCCCCAGACCTGAGCTACATCACCAGCGCCAGGTGAGGCTCCCTCGGGCGGGACTGCACCTGggccaggagcccagggctgtggctaAGCAGCTGGTATCTGGGGAGGAGCCCAGTGCCTGGTCTCCCAGATGTGctggagcagtgcatgctgggactcaCTAGAGCTGGGGACAAGCTGAGTCCAGGTGGCTGCTCTGTCCTGCTGGCCCTGAGACCCCCAGTTAGGCCTAGCAcgcaccccccactcccccgcccaGCCGGCAGGAGAATCAGAGgctccttccagcccctcccgctTCCTCCCCCATCTCGGGGTGGCAGTGACAGTCAGAAGTCGGGATTCCACAGGGGCCCATCgccccggtggggggggggggggggggagggagggcagccgCACAGCCTGGCTGCTCTGGCCTGGGATCTCACCTGGTCTTGTCTTTCAGGCACGGGGGTGAGGACTACGTGTTCTCCCTCCTGACCGGCTACTGCGACCCACCCACTGGGGTGTCCATCAGGGAAGAGCTGCATTACAACCCCTACTTCCCGGGGCAGGCCATCACCATGGCGCCCCCCATCTACAACGAGATCCTGGAGTTCGAGGACGGTAAGAGGTGCTCTGTGCTGGGaggcctccccatccccccaagcCAGCCTGCTGCAGGGCTCCTGTCCCAGGGCGGGGCCCTGTCCAGCCAGGCTGGCCCCAACCTGCTCTTGGCACGGAGCGCCCGCAGACCCCAGTCTCGGCCCAGGCGCATGGTGCCGGGCGCCTGCGGACCCCGCTCTCGGCCTGGGTGCGGGGCACTTGCTGACTCTGCTCTCTCCCAGGGACCCCAGCCACCATGTCCCAGATAGCGAAAGACGTGTGCACGTTCCTGAGGTGGGCAGCGGAGCCGGAGCACGATCACCGCAAGCTCATGGGAATGAAGGTCAGTGCCTGCTCCCCGTGGCGCTGAGGAGAAGGGCTCCTCTCCGGGGGACCTGGGGCCGGTGGAGTGCCCTGGACTGGAGAGAGGAGCCCAGCCtgggctgctggcaaggctgggcaTGTGTCTGAGCGATTCCTGCCGGCCCTCGCCCTGGCCAGCGCGTCAGGTCCATGCACTGCTGGGGGAAGGCGCTCGGAAGCAGGGCAGGGTctaactccttcccttcccttcccagatgCTGCTGATGATTGGCCTCCTGGCACCCCTTTGCTACTACCTGAAGCGCCACAAGTGGTCTGTACTAAAGAGCAGGAAAATTGCGTACCGGCCCCCCAAGTAAGCACTGGATCACAGCAGGCCGCCCCGTGGGCCTTGGCCACCCAGCCGCCACACGACCCCTCCCGGGACAGGAACGTACGTACAGCTGGACGGACAGACGGGTACAGCCCACTCCTCATGACACGTTACTCTTATTTAATGTCCTCTCCCCCGGACACAGCCGCTCGCCTGCTAGGCCTGGGATCGGActctgggaaggggggggcacctgCTGTGTGCACGCGTCCGCTGGGGGGCAGAAATAAACCTTCAATCTTCAGTGGGAaagtgtggtgtggtgtgttgGCCTAGGCCCTGCCCATGGGGCCCTCGCCTTCCCCTGCCCCGTCTCGGTCccgccccagctccctgcctgggggGAACCCAGTACAGCCAAAGGGGAAGGCCTGTGTGTAATGGTGGCATTTATTAAACGGTTCTGTTCCCTGAGCAGTGTCTGTCTGAGTTGTGTGGGGGCCCAGCACTCCCTTTTTTGAGGGAGGTGCTGGTAGAGGCTGCTTCCTGACCcccaccatggcagtggggagtggccccactccctccctcatgCTTCATGGAGAGCAGCCCGCTCCCTCTTCCCAgcatgctgcagggaggggcactgcacaaaggcctggctggggtcCTCAGTGCCCTTCCccttgcagtgggggtggggcagtccACTTACCCCAGCTCTTAGCCACTGCCTCTAGCATTGCAGGGGCTGCAGTGCCCTTCAGCCTGGGCAGAGGGGGCCAGTTGCTGCCCCTGTGCCTCCAACAGATGTGtgttgctgtgcaggggggctgACTGCCTCCCCAGAGCCAGACCAGCCTAGCTGGCACTGGCCCCATCTCCACGACCTGGCACTGCCCAGCCAGCTGCTGGATTCCTGCAGGAGCAGCCATGCTGATCTCTGCCCTGCCCGCTGGCGGCGGCACCGTTCACAGCCTGCGCTGCCCAAAGGCGCAAAGGGCCCGGCTGGGGCCTTTTGGTAAAACTGCCTTTTCTCCCCCCTGCACTGTCCACAGTCCTGGGGCTGCTTCCTGCTCGAGGGCAGCCCACGCCCGCCCTCAGGAGGTAAATCCTTCAAGGAGTCTGGCCGTGAGCTGGGCAGTGCCAGGCAGCCCGAGGAGTGAGAGGGAGGCCAGCCTGGAGCAGCCTGTGCTGGACTGGGGCGTCTCTGCCCCCTGCACATGACAGTAAGGGACAAGGGTGCAGCTTTCCTGGGCCCCGAGGGGCTGGTGTCTCCAGGACCTGCCCCTGCAGCCCAAGGCACCTCCCAAGGCAGGTGTGGGGAACAGCTGGCCTCtaacacccctctccccctgagGTAGTTACGGGGAGCTCCCTGGGTCTGGGGAGGCACTCAACAGCCCCAGGCCGGGGTCCAGGGCAAGTGAAGGTGAGGCCCAGGTTACATTtcaggggggctgaggagctCTCTACACCAGCAGCATTACCGTGATTACCCCAGCCCTGCTTAGCCCCAGATGCACTCATGGAGCCTGGGCCCAGGCAGgtgcagaggcagctgctgctctgagaGCCTGACCCCAAACAGCTCCCACCCCGGCCTGCCCAGGGGGCAGAGACAGGCCCAGTCTATGGCCCAGCAGGAAGACGGCCCTGGGCCAGACTGAGTGGGGGGAGCCCCCTCCAGGCATTGCACACAGCTGGCAAGGGCTGGAAGCTCCCGCAGGAGCAGGGCACCTGCCTGACCGGGGCTGGAGGCTGCCGAGTGGGGGAGGCCCAGGCGCCGCGCAGGGAGCGCGCTCAGTGGCAGTTCTGGCAGTGCGGGTGACACCTCTGCCCATTGACGTTACAGCGACATCCTCCACTGGTGTCACCAGGGccctggaggggaggagagtgagtcagaggggtggggtgggggggatggacaACAGAGATACCTGCAGCATCtccccacctctccatgggggGTAATTGCAGGGGGGCTGCATCCAAAGATGAGGATGGCCCCCGGGAGTGGCatgtcaggggtggggaggggaggctgctgcTCCCACATCCACACGAGCCTCAGGGCTCCATCCAGTCGGAGGAGTGGGGGCACCCCCTGTTCTGCCTGGCTCCAGGggtgctcccctcctgcccagagcc carries:
- the LOC128832966 gene encoding cytochrome c1, heme protein, mitochondrial, which encodes MAALSAARCLVLRTRGGSLLPPPPGPRLRPPQASMSSLSGMSRGRKVALSALGVLAAGGAGLALALHTAVSASDLQLHPPSYAWSHNGLLASLDHSSIRRGYQVYKQVCAACHSMEYLAFRNLVGVSHTEAEAKTLAEEAEVVDGPDENGEMFTRPGKLSDYFPKPYPNPEAARAANNGALPPDLSYITSARHGGEDYVFSLLTGYCDPPTGVSIREELHYNPYFPGQAITMAPPIYNEILEFEDGTPATMSQIAKDVCTFLRWAAEPEHDHRKLMGMKMLLMIGLLAPLCYYLKRHKWSVLKSRKIAYRPPK